ACCGCAGCCTCCTGTGGACCCCAGCCCAAGCACGAGCAGTACTCGAACCACTCTTCGACAAAGTCGACATCCTCTTCTGCTCACGCTCAGACGCCAACAAACTCTTCGGCCTCGACGGAGACGGACCCGCCGTCAACGCCCAACTTCACGCCATGTACAACACCATCAACCACGTCATCTCCACAGACGGCATCAACGGCGTCTACTACAGCGGCATCGAAGGCAGATCTATCCACGCCGTCGAAACCGTACCCATCACCGACCGCCCAGGAGCAGGCGACTCCTTCGTCGCCGCCACCCTCCACGGCTACCTCGGCAACAGCGTCAAAGACGGAATCATCTGGGGACTGCGCACCTCAAAACTCGCCCTCACCCACCACGGCGACCTCACCCACGTCACCCCCGAAGAACTCGCCATACCCACCACGGCAGACATTCTGCGCTGAAAACCCCACCCCACCACCCACCTACCCTCTAGCCGTTCAGCCGGCCCACCACCTAGGACTCGTCATGAGTGACATCGCTGTACCCTCAGCGCGCCCAACAGCGCTACAACAAATCGACTCCCGCCCACTCACCCGCAACCAAAAAAGCCTCATCGGCCTAGCCATCACCGGAAACATCTCCGAATTCTTCGACATGTTCCTCATCGGCTTCGCCGTAAACAGCCTGCTCAAAGACCCCAACTGGAACCTCAACGGCAACGAGATCGGCATCATCCTGGCCATGTCCGGCCTCGGAACCGTCATCGGCGCCATCCTCTGGGGACACCTCGCCGACCGCATCGGACGCAAAGTCAGCTTCTTCTGGTGCGTCCTACTCTTCACCCTCTTCACCTTCATATCCGTCTTCACCCCCGACAACGCCTGGATCATGCTGGCCGCCCTGCGCGTCCTCGTCGGCATCGGCGTTGGAGGACTCAACATCGTCTCCATCCCCTACATCCAAGAATTCGTCCCCGCCAAACAACGCGGCCTACTATCCGGACTCGCCTCCGTATTCATCCCCCTAGGCCTCTTCCTAGGCAGCCTCGCCTCCAAAATGGTCGGCGACAACTGGAGACTGCTCATCGCCCTAGGAGCCGCACCCATCTTCCTGCTCCTCTGGCTACGAGCCGTCCCCGAATCACCCCGCTACCTGCAAACCCAAGGCCGCACCGACGAAGCTCGAAAAGCCCTCGCCTGGGCACTAGAAATCCCCGTCAACGAACTCGGTGAACTCCCCACCCCCACCCACACCGAAGCAGCCTCATACTCCATCATCTTCGGCAAGTACCTA
This region of Dermatophilus congolensis genomic DNA includes:
- a CDS encoding MFS transporter; this translates as MSDIAVPSARPTALQQIDSRPLTRNQKSLIGLAITGNISEFFDMFLIGFAVNSLLKDPNWNLNGNEIGIILAMSGLGTVIGAILWGHLADRIGRKVSFFWCVLLFTLFTFISVFTPDNAWIMLAALRVLVGIGVGGLNIVSIPYIQEFVPAKQRGLLSGLASVFIPLGLFLGSLASKMVGDNWRLLIALGAAPIFLLLWLRAVPESPRYLQTQGRTDEARKALAWALEIPVNELGELPTPTHTEAASYSIIFGKYLRPLVIITLGSFSFILGSSVIQSWGQTILGSGYAFDTGMVANLFMLVSLGDLLGRLTSAWLADKIGRRWTMFSFGLIGACGLLIAAISTTTGDSAHAGWIFFTGILIAMTFGDGAFGILNAFGAEQFPNEARSTGLGLGYGIGATAKIFGPALLGAMFGAKVTLDSIAPAFTFFAALLLLGGITYLFATETKGKSLDSI